Within Planococcus citri chromosome 2, ihPlaCitr1.1, whole genome shotgun sequence, the genomic segment aagtatttaaaaatgaaaattgaaaaaattgaacgaaatgaaAGCAGTAATTTAATAAAtctaaaatcataaaattcagttttaaatGATAAATTCAATACTCTTGTGGCTTATCAACGACTGCAACCGAAATACGTAATATGATACACAACTGAAGTGTAATTACTGTCAACGTCATCGCGAAAAAGTATTGCAAACTGTATTTATCTATTTATACGTATTTATTACCAATACAATGTACTTCATCAGCTTACATTGCATAATTTACCCACCATTCTTTTCGCATTACCTATACtttgttttcaactttacgttatttaaaatgagaaaacttcGTAACTTTGtattgtatgtttttttcagGATTGGTCAACCTGGTTTGGGATATATGACTACTATGTCAAATCCATTATCCAGAACGCCAAGTCAATCTGCAGGAATACTGTTTAATAATGCGAACAATAAcgttaataatttcaataatttaccgAGAGTTAGGCCTCCTCTTGTTGAGGAAGATGTACCTGATCCTCCGGCTCCAGGTacggttatttttttcgtacgaatcTCTGGTGTTCTGGTATCAAATTGAAGTATTAAGGAAAATGTAGATAATGTTATGTTTTGTTGATACTTTTTCAGCGGTTGGTGCTGTAGGAAATGACCTCGATGATGATGAAAACCGAAATAACAGAGACTGGTTAGATTGGTTTTATGTACTGAGCCGTGTTGTGGTACTTTTCAGTGTAGTTTATTTCTATTCGACTCCGTTACGTCTTTTGGTTGTATTGGTACTTTTGTGTATGTTTTATTGGTAAGTTTTCATCgtggaacaattttttcttattttaaattCTACTTCGCTGTATTATTTTGTACTTGACGattcatttctgatttttaggCATCAAAATATGCGTCTACAAAACGATCAGTTCAACGCTAACAATAACAATAACGATAATAATATCGCCAACCATAACAATAATCAGAATAACGATAATGTGAATAATCAGCAAAACGATGACAGAGTAAATCCACCTCCTGCGACAACCCCACCATCAACACCGGAAGACGCTAATGGCGCAGCTAATGAACACCCACCTAACGAGACACCGGCAACCGCTACTACTCCACTAGAACCTACTCCTCCGATTCAAGAGCGTTTATCGCCAATCGCGGTTGCTGTGCTCGCAATACGTACATTTTTCTTGTCATTGGTACCTGATCAACCCGTTGTTTGAAGCAGTTAATTTATATGTTTTATTTCGCTTATGTATTTATCCTTCATTCCTCAAATTTTACGATCTGGAGTCATACCTCGTGTGATTTTAAGTTCGGAACAAAAGTTGGGAAATCATGTAGTTGTTCAGATATCTTGTATTGGCAAAGCCTACCTAATGTGTATCGATGGTATAAATATTTCTATATTTATACTGTACGGTAAAAGTTAGTGCCATTATGTCATTATAAACTACAATATCATCgttgaagtattttttaaaagtcgtcATTTTCCggttttcatttcttgaagAATTGCCGTCTGGCGTTTCATTTTACATAATCCAAAGATTAAGTTGTACTTTTAgttgtctttttttctttttactttttttttgtatgtgtgTATGCGATTTATATAAGTCTAAATTCAATGTAAATATTCATTTGTTCGTTTTTTCTTCATATGTTACATTTTCACTCGAAATTTTACGGAATTTCATGAAATATGCGCGATAGATGATTGTATGGAATCGAAACAGTTCGATATTAGTTACCGTAAAAGGCATAATATTAGCAACACAacgcattaaaaaatattacatctGTGTTTAATCTATATATTATTCATATCGAAGTTGACAGCTAACGCTTGTATTCGTTTTTAAAGCGTTTGTTGTTACAACAGtttgttatatttttgaaaataccgtgaatttatcatttttttgtatccGCTGCGGTGGCTTAAATGTTatctttttttgtgaataattctCGAGCCAATGGACTAGTCAAACCAAATGACCTCTCAACGTGTTAATTACTCTTTCGATTGCTGGATCGTTCGTGGTTCTAGCTTCTT encodes:
- the Herp gene encoding homocysteine-responsive endoplasmic reticulum-resident ubiquitin-like domain member 2 protein, producing MGSVDTSLSDFVTIIVKAPNQQIADQTIKCHLNWSIKKLKDYLSQVYPSKPKLEEQKLIYSGKLLTDTAILKDVLRTYEGQENHTVHLVCASKMSTQKTVKKPTPRSDSTDSTSSHSSNTQAVNQENDHTQSQTSSQNTPTFPFNGSSAPFFGSVNPNQLPSMNNFDTRFIWSGANAFGGVNDINANQLAMMQQAYAQYISQYMQMIGQPGLGYMTTMSNPLSRTPSQSAGILFNNANNNVNNFNNLPRVRPPLVEEDVPDPPAPAVGAVGNDLDDDENRNNRDWLDWFYVLSRVVVLFSVVYFYSTPLRLLVVLVLLCMFYWHQNMRLQNDQFNANNNNNDNNIANHNNNQNNDNVNNQQNDDRVNPPPATTPPSTPEDANGAANEHPPNETPATATTPLEPTPPIQERLSPIAVAVLAIRTFFLSLVPDQPVV